In the Microcebus murinus isolate Inina chromosome 14, M.murinus_Inina_mat1.0, whole genome shotgun sequence genome, one interval contains:
- the IFIT1B gene encoding protein IFIT1 homolog B — MSQNADDHRVKDNLVQLRCHFTWGLQIEGSEMPDLENRVLDQIEFLDSKYNVGIHNLLAYVKHLKGQNDEALESLKEAEDLIQTECAGQSDVRSVVTWGNFAWVYYHMGRLADVQAHLDKVEDTCKKFANLFRYRMECPEMDCEEGWALLKCGGKNYERAKACFEKALEVDPENPEFNTGYAITAYRLDSFKSAVKGHKGSSLHLLRKAVSLNPEDTYVKVLLALKLQDEGQGEEGEKYIKEALDNISSQTYVIRYVAKFYRRRGSLEKALQLFKTALQATPTSAFLHHQIGLCYKGQMIRIKSAANMKPTGQDREKVDRLVQLALHEFEKALTLKPTFDLAYIDLAEMYAESGHLEKAEDTFQKVLCMTTIDDYTQQQLHYRYGRFQEYHRDSKDKAITHYLKGLKIEEMSHSREKILNALEKLAKRCINRNVRVVESFSLLGLVHKLKGEVSDALLCYEKALRLAADLNPMF, encoded by the exons ATGAG TCAGAATGCTGATGATCATCGGGTCAAGGATAACCTGGTTCAGTTGAGATGTCACTTCACCTGGGGGTTGCAAATTGAGGGCTCTGAAATGCCTGATTTAGAAAACAGGGTCTTGGACCAAATTGAGTTCCTAGACAGCAAATACAATGTGGGAATACACAACCTACTGGCCTATGTGAAACACCTGAAAGGCCAGAATGACGAAGCCCTGGAGAGCTTGAAAGAAGCTGAAGACTTAATCCAGACAGAGTGCGCTGGCCAATCAGACGTGAGGAGTGTGGTGACCTGGGGCAACTTTGCCTGGGTGTATTACCACATGGGCAGGCTGGCGGACGTCCAGGCTCACCTGGACAAGGTGGAGGACACCTGCAAGAAGTTTGCAAATCTCTTCCGCTATAGAATGGAATGTCCAGAGATGGACTGTGAGGAAGGATGGGCCCTGCTGAAGTGTGGAGGAAAGAATTATGAACGGGCCAAGGCCTGCTTTGAAAAGGCACTGGAAGTGGACCCCGAAAACCCTGAGTTCAACACTGGGTATGCCATCACTGCCTATCGCCTGGATAGCTTTAAATCAGCAGTAAAAGGTCACAAGGGGTCTTCTTTGCACCTCCTAAGGAAGGCTGTCAGTCTAAATCCAGAGGATACATATGTTAAGGTTCTCCTTGCCCTGAAGCTTCAGGATGaaggacagggagaggaaggagaaaagtacATTAAAGAAGCTCTGGATAACATATCCTCACAGACCTATGTCATTCGATATGTGGCCAAGTTTTACCGAAGAAGAGGCTCTCTGGAAAAAGCTCTTCAGCTCTTTAAAACAGCCTTGCAGGCAACACCCACTTCTGCCTTCCTGCATCACCAGATAGGGCTTTGCTACAAAGGACAAATGATTCGAATAAAGTCAGCTGCAAACATGAAGCCTACAGGGCAGGATAGAGAAAAGGTAGACAGACTTGTTCAATTGGCTCTCCATGAATTTGAAAAAGCTTTAACACTAAAGCCCACATTTGATTTGGCTTATATTGACCTGGCCGAGATGTATGCAGAAAGTGGGCACCTCGAAAAGGCTGAGGACACTTTTCAGAAAGTGTTATGCATGACAACCATTGATGATTACACACAGCAACAGCTTCATTACCGCTACGGCCGTTTCCAAGAATATCACAGGGACTCTAAAGATAAAGCAATCACTCATTATTTAAAAGGtctgaaaatagaagaaatgtcCCATTCCAGGGAAAAAATTCTCAATGCTTTAGAGAAATTGGCTAAAAGATGCATTAACCGGAATGTACGTGTTGTGGAAAGTTTCAGCCTCCTTGGTCTTGTCCACAAATTGAAAGGGGAAGTGAGTGACGCCCTGCTGTGCTATGAGAAGGCCCTGAGGCTGGCTGCTGACCTAAACCCTATGTTTTGA